A genomic region of Antennarius striatus isolate MH-2024 chromosome 2, ASM4005453v1, whole genome shotgun sequence contains the following coding sequences:
- the xkr7a gene encoding XK-related protein 7 has protein sequence MAAKSDGAAVSQRIEIPPECPSRSEPRPPQPRPAEQRYTLPDFCWTLCALLVFFSDGASDLWLAADYYLRRYYWCFALTLVFVIVPSVVVQVLSFRWFAYDFAQTIESGTAAAAVVAASGAEESDFSTKDSGERGAGRTDAAGVLPGPGDVGGARGCCRVFMWLFQALVHIFQLAQVWRYVHALYLGVQSRWHRDPERRHFYWRMMFESADISMLRLLESFLKSAPQLVLQLSIMIQARHVLPLQGLSASASLISLAWMIASYQKVLRDSRDDKLPMTYKAVIVQILWHLFTIGARTLAFALFASVFQLYFGIFIVAHWCIMTFWIIQGETDFCMSKWEEIIYNMMVGIVYVFCWFSVREGRTRCRMLIYSLTVFVENVALTTTWYLYRGSRISDFYAVIMVCVVASSYALGTFFMFVYYCLLHPDGPVSGWGYIVEKEVPVESLVSPASSLPPDVVSSPPRTLQRTKGSEKEQGPGVDGDVFQVRPPRGAQAPANNLTPRTEGPVIRIDLPRKKYPAWDAHFIDRRLRKTILVLESAAPVTPRIQYRCLGTPKEVMEYETTV, from the exons ATGGCCGCGAAATCTGACGGTGCAGCCGTCTCTCAGCGAATAGAAATCCCACCCGAGTGTCCTTCCAGGTCCGAGCCGCGGCCTCCGCAGCCCCGTCCCGCCGAGCAGCGCTACACCCTCCCGGACTTCTGCTGGACGCTGTGCGCCCTTCTGGTCTTCTTCTCGGACGGGGCCTCAGACCTGTGGCTGGCGGCGGACTACTACCTGCGGAGGTACTACTGGTGCTTCGCCCTGACTCTGGTCTTTGTGATAGTCCCGTCCGTGGTCGTGCAGGTGTTGAGCTTCCGATGGTTCGCCTACGATTTCGCGCAAACCATCGAGAGCGGcacggccgccgccgccgtggtAGCGGCGTCGGGCGCGGAGGAGAGCGACTTCAGCACCAAGGACAGCGGCGAGCGGGGCGCTGGCCGCACTGACGCGGCCGGGGTGCTGCCGGGGCCGGGGGACGTGGGAGGAGCCCGGGGCTGCTGCAGAGTCTTCATGTGGCTCTTCCAGGCCCTGGTGCACATCTTCCAGCTGGCGCAGGTCTGGAG GTACGTCCACGCCCTGTATTTGGGCGTGCAGAGCCGGTGGCACAGAGACCCCGAGCGGCGTCACTTCTACTGGCGCATGATGTTCGAGAGCGCCGATATCAGCATGCTGCGTCTTCTGGAGTCTTTCCTGAAGAGCGCCCCCCAGCTGGTGCTGCAGCTCAGCATCATGATCCAGGCCCGGCATGTGCTGCCCCTTCAAG GGCTCTCAGCTTCCGCCTCGCTGATATCCCTCGCTTGGATGATCGCCTCCTATCAGAAAGTCCTGAGGGACTCCCGAGATGATAAGCTACCCATGACCTACAAGGCTGTCATCGTTCAGATCCTGTGGCACCTGTTCACTATTGGGGCGCGCACTCTGGCCTTCGCCCTGTTTGCGTCTGTGTTCCAGCTGTATTTCGGCATCTTCATCGTGGCCCACTGGTGCATCATGACGTTTTGGATAATTCAAGGCGAGACGGACTTCTGCATGTCCAAATGGGAGGAGATCATCTATAACATGATGGTGGGCATTGTGTATGTTTTCTGCTGGTTCAGTGTGAGGGAGGGGCGCACTCGTTGCAGGATGCTCATCTACAGCCTGACTGTGTTCGTGGAGAACGTGGCACTCACAACCACCTGGTACCTGTACCGCGGCTCTCGTATCTCGGACTTCTACGCCGTCatcatggtgtgtgtggtggcCAGCAGCTACGCTCTGGGCACCTTCTTCATGTTTGTGTATTACTGCCTGTTGCACCCAGATGGTCCCGTCTCAGGTTGGGGTTACATTGTGGAAAAGGAGGTGCCTGTGGAGTCGCTGGTCTCTCCGGCATCCAGCCTCCCCCCTGACGTGGTGAGCAGCCCCCccagaaccctccagagaacTAAAGGATCCGAAAAGGAGCAGGGGCCCGGGGTGGATGGAGACGTGTTTCAAGTGCGACCGCCTCGGGGAGCTCAGGCGCCGGCGAACAACCTCACACCCAGGACAGAGGGGCCTGTCATCCGGATAGACCTGCCCAGGAAGAAGTACCCCGCCTGGGACGCTCACTTCATCGACCGCCGGCTGCGTAAAACCATCCTGGTGCTGGAAAGCGCCGCCCCGGTGACGCCAAGAATTCAGTACCGCTGTCTGGGCACACCCAAAGAAGTGATGGAGTACGAGACCACTGTGTGA